CCACCCTTAGTGACATGCCACAGTTGAACCCATCACCTTGATTTGCAATCCTAATATTTTCATGATTAATATTCCTAACAACTATTCCACCAAAAATTATAGCCCATCACTTCACAAATGACCCAA
The DNA window shown above is from Megalops cyprinoides mitochondrion, complete genome and carries:
- the ATP8 gene encoding ATP synthase F0 subunit 8, whose protein sequence is MPQLNPSPWFAILMFSWLMFLTTIPPKIMAHHFTNDPNTQSTEKPKPEPWNWPWY